From the genome of Uranotaenia lowii strain MFRU-FL chromosome 1, ASM2978415v1, whole genome shotgun sequence, one region includes:
- the LOC129738772 gene encoding uncharacterized protein LOC129738772 yields MKFDVSRVFVDQVDDEMLAESQLGAYRFPLQVEESHQCQRMDGDDAKSRQNKNFQWFLLVDKGNIRKPAVLILFTVIRNIPVQAPEENCHMQSKNKCFEMK; encoded by the exons atgaaatttgatgtCAGCCGTGTCTTTGTGGACCAAGTGGACGACGAAATGTTGGCCGAATCGCAACTGGGAGCATACAG gTTTCCGCTGCAAGTGGAGGAAAGTCATCAATGTCAGAGAATGGACGGGGATGATGCGAAGTCTAGGCagaataaaaactttcaatggTTTCTGTTGGTCGACAAAGGAAACATCCGGAAACCAGCAGTACTAATTCTATTTACCGTCATCCGGAACATCCCAGTTCAGGCGCcggaagaaaattgtcatatgCAAAGTAAGAATAAGTGTTTTGAAATGAAGTGA